The window GAGTGCTTTAAACAAGAACAACAAAAAGACATGCAATTTTGAAAAACCCAAACAAATAGTCAATGGCCGATCATGGCAGGCAAGGTAGTTCATTAATGGCTTAGGCCGTCGGCACCAGGAGGAAGGCTAGAGTAGAGGCAGTTCAGAGATgaaacagagggggggggggagcaacATCCAGGGGGTGTCAGACTGGTCCAGAGCTGTCCATCAGGGCACCCTGGCCCAGAGCTCTCCAGTAGTAGTCTCTGAAGTCAAACTCCCATGGGTAGAATTCGCCCACTACCGATGTGTAGCACCCACCTGGGTGAAGACACGACAGACTTGAAAGCACCAGAAAAGCCCACTGTACATCAGTCCAGAATTGTCTACCTTGAAGCTAACCACTGAAGAAAACTGCTCAAAAGTTCAGCATCTTGTAGtgtgaagtttgtcatttccacttgaattcacatttcctgttgcttccgtattattttcctgctgtgagaaactggtcaaattaagatgaGACATCTGTACAGCTACTGTATGACATATAACAAACACAGCATATTCCAGTGTAGTCCTGGTTGTATTATTAACTGCCTGTGTTGTTACTGTCTTCAGCTTATGGCTCAGACATCGAGGAGGATGTTACAGGAGACACCTCAGGGCACTTTAAGAAGATGCTGGTTGTTTTACTCCAGGTTAGTTAATGCTATGCCAGTAGCCATAGTGGATCTAATATGATTTTATTATTTGAAAGGCTGTCAATAGCTTGTTTTTCTAGGTTGACTTTTTCGTTTTTGTATGTTGATATAGCCAATCTGTTAACTAACTTGTTGTTGTCTTAACCAAAGCATTTGTGTAGCTGTTTACtcaaacattgtgtgtgtgtgtctgtgtgtgtgtgtgtgtgtgtgtgtgtgtgtgtgtgtgtgtgtgtgtgtgtgtgtgtgtttccagggaACCAGAGATGAACCAGGAGTAGTGCATGCAGACCTAGTGGAGGAGGATGCTCAGGTGAGTGTTTGAAGCAGTAGTACAGAACACGTTCACCGCAATACAAACCCACCAACTGTTTCTTCCCTTTCCCTTCCTAACCTGATCAACTTCTTTCTACCTGTCTGTAACTATCCCTTTTCAACACTTTTCAACGCTTTCAGGCGCTGTTTGCAGCCGGGGAGGAGCAGTGGGGCACAGAGGAGTCCATTTTCATTATGTTGCTGGGAAACCGCAGTGTCAACCACCTCCAGATGGGTGAGTATAACACTGAGGCTGAGCGCGACAACAGTATCATAACCTCAGCCCCTGACCAGAACACtggttacatcccaaatggcaccctactccctacatagtgctctaTCTATAACCCATAgatgttaaaagtagtgcactaagtaacgaatagggttccatttggaacgcATCCATTATGACGTCAGTGTGACATCTACTAGTGTGAATCGGTCATTTCTTGTCAcacccacaacacacagggaTCCTGGTTGTATCAGGCTGCTGAGTTATGTGTCTGTGGTCTGGTCTCAGTAGTTCACTGACTAGGATACCATGCCAGGGAATGACTCCGTCTCTCTTGTCTTCTTCCTGCAGTGTTTGATAAGTACCAGGAGATAGCAGAGAAGCCCATAGAGGACAGTATCAAGAGTGAGCTGTCTGGGGACTTTGAGAGACTCATGTTGGCTGTCGGTACGCGTTGGACTCTTTCTGATAACACACATGACGTTCCTTCCGCCTGGTTAAAAAATCAGACTGAACACCGTTGAGTTCACTCACCGTCGTTCAGTGGGGTTTAATCAGGCTAAAAGATCATACCTAGTCAAGTCACCCATGAACTCTTATTTCAACATGTCTGTCCTGTGCGTCTTGTCTCCTACAGTTCAGTGCATCAGGAGTGTACCTATGTACTTCGCCAAGCGCCTCTACAAGTCTATGAAGGTGAACCTCAACGGTTTATTCTTCTCTCAGGCTCAGCTGCACTCATACCAACCTCAATCAtactaacctcagtcataccaacctcactcataccaacctcagtcatactaacctcagtcatactaacctcagtcata of the Oncorhynchus nerka isolate Pitt River unplaced genomic scaffold, Oner_Uvic_2.0 unplaced_scaffold_5789, whole genome shotgun sequence genome contains:
- the LOC135566334 gene encoding annexin A6-like codes for the protein MLVVLLQGTRDEPGVVHADLVEEDAQALFAAGEEQWGTEESIFIMLLGNRSVNHLQMVFDKYQEIAEKPIEDSIKSELSGDFERLMLAVVQCIRSVPMYFAKRLYKSMKVNLNGLFFSQAQLHSYQPQSY